The proteins below are encoded in one region of Nitrospira sp.:
- a CDS encoding Mrp/NBP35 family ATP-binding protein, which yields MTMAAGKDLKSILTKLQYSDDAKVVQQITAQMKQVQARMAGIKRKLVVMSGKGGVGKSMTTVNLALAFARQGAKVGLLDVDLNGPCVPRMMGLHGQSLTMTPEGAQPPVGPLGIKVASMDFFLGDASPVRWKGPMDLSPVWLGLMEMNVIREFLADVAWGELDYLLADLPPGAAADKPPVIAGFIPDLAGAIVVTTPSEVASDVVQKSVTYARDMGIRVLGIVENMSEYRCPSCGAENELFEGNTEAMCEVLDLPLLGRIPFDRTLAKTFDKGQPLLDPEYPTIRKYQDIAGRIQSLLDYKKVLAEKL from the coding sequence ATGACCATGGCAGCCGGCAAGGATCTCAAGTCGATCCTGACCAAACTCCAATATTCCGACGACGCGAAGGTCGTGCAGCAGATCACCGCGCAGATGAAGCAAGTGCAGGCTCGCATGGCCGGCATCAAGCGGAAACTGGTGGTGATGAGCGGGAAGGGTGGAGTCGGGAAGAGCATGACCACCGTGAATCTCGCGTTGGCGTTCGCGCGCCAAGGCGCCAAGGTTGGATTGCTCGATGTGGACTTGAACGGGCCCTGCGTGCCACGGATGATGGGTTTGCACGGCCAGTCGTTGACCATGACGCCGGAAGGAGCTCAGCCTCCAGTCGGGCCGCTTGGTATCAAAGTCGCCTCGATGGATTTTTTCCTCGGCGATGCGTCGCCGGTCCGGTGGAAGGGTCCGATGGATTTAAGCCCGGTGTGGCTGGGTTTGATGGAGATGAACGTGATCCGCGAGTTCCTTGCCGACGTGGCGTGGGGCGAATTGGATTATCTTCTCGCCGACCTGCCCCCCGGAGCTGCTGCGGACAAGCCTCCTGTCATTGCGGGATTCATTCCCGATTTGGCCGGGGCAATTGTGGTCACGACGCCTTCCGAAGTGGCCTCCGATGTGGTGCAGAAATCAGTCACCTACGCCAGGGACATGGGTATCCGGGTGTTGGGGATTGTAGAAAATATGAGCGAGTACCGGTGCCCGTCCTGCGGCGCTGAAAATGAACTCTTCGAGGGAAATACCGAGGCGATGTGCGAGGTGTTGGACCTGCCATTGCTGGGGCGCATTCCCTTCGATCGCACGCTTGCCAAAACGTTCGACAAGGGGCAGCCGCTCCTTGATCCCGAATACCCGACGATCCGGAAATATCAGGACATCGCGGGACGCATTCAATCGTTGCTGGATTACAAAAAAGTCCTGGCGGAAAAGCTGTAA